The sequence below is a genomic window from Roseiconus lacunae.
GGTTCGGTGACTTGGCGGCTGAGTAATTCGCGGATCTCGTCCGCGGATTGGTGTGGTTGTGCGTCGACGTTGCTGTAGACCGGGATCTGGGTGTCTTGCATAGGCATCTCGGCCAGCGCGGCAGTCAACTTTTCGACCGCCGGTTGCATCAGCGACGTGTGGAAAGCTCCCGCGACACTCAGCCGGATGACCTTCATCGCCTTGGCTTCCAGGGCCGCTGGTTCGAGTCGATCGAGTGCGGTGGTGTGGCCAGAGACTGCGATGTTGCCGGGGCAGAGCAGGTTGGCCGGGCGAAGAACCTCGTCATCTTGGCGAACTTCGTCGCACAGCGTGGTGAGTTTATCGAGGTCCATGCCGATCACGCTCGCCATGCCGCTGCGTACGACGTCTGCGGCGGCTTGCATCGCTTCGCCACGTCGTTGGACAAGGCGAAGTGCGTCGGCAAATTCAAGTCCGCCGGCGAAGCAAACTGCGGTGTACTCGCCCAGGCTCAAACCGGCCGCCGCGGTGACTTTCTCCAGTCGTTCGGGGTGTGCCTGTTGCAGTACGCGCGCGGCCGCCATCCCAACGGTGAACAAGGCCGGTTGGCTAAATTCGGTTTGGTCCAGTTTCTCTGCCGGGCCTTCCTGACAGAGTTCGGCGAGGTCGTAGCCGAGGACTTCACCCGCCTGGGTGAACAAATCCTTGGCGGCGGGGTAGGTCTCGCAGAGCCATTTGCCCATGCCGACAGCCTGGGCCCCCTGTCCGGGAAAAAGAATCCCGACAGCATCGACGTCCATTGATGTATTGCCACTAAGAGGGAGGGAAGCACGAACCCGCCTGCGACGCACGCTCATTTGGCCCCGTCGCACCGCTGGCATGCGGTCTTTCATCGGGAGATTCCT
It includes:
- the fabD gene encoding ACP S-malonyltransferase, which translates into the protein MDVDAVGILFPGQGAQAVGMGKWLCETYPAAKDLFTQAGEVLGYDLAELCQEGPAEKLDQTEFSQPALFTVGMAAARVLQQAHPERLEKVTAAAGLSLGEYTAVCFAGGLEFADALRLVQRRGEAMQAAADVVRSGMASVIGMDLDKLTTLCDEVRQDDEVLRPANLLCPGNIAVSGHTTALDRLEPAALEAKAMKVIRLSVAGAFHTSLMQPAVEKLTAALAEMPMQDTQIPVYSNVDAQPHQSADEIRELLSRQVTEPVQWEASIRRMIDDGIGGFLETGTGRVLRGTLKRIQRKLPTDGFGDES